From Anopheles darlingi chromosome 2, idAnoDarlMG_H_01, whole genome shotgun sequence, the proteins below share one genomic window:
- the LOC125949414 gene encoding nucleolar protein 16, protein MVRRLRRTKKNQKYDYNRNRKRLNIKDRLNGRVKCPQIRKEYDKNKVPAKNIREMGLAYNVNRAIPIPNVKRQMKLMERELNNAKPPPAASTGGDESDSEETTAVSIATEQTVKKPRKPAPKQYVADQLEQEANEFNGIRYKLPRPQVRQIMMMVDRYGFNYAEMAKDRRNYEQETWRQFRAKVRRFLRIPAQCTPYLERKGWLDCDMTDATDPRWKEYGTDDEA, encoded by the exons ATGGTGCGCAGACTaagaagaacgaaaaagaatCAAAAGTACGATTATAACCGAAATCGGAAGCGGTTGAACATCAAGGATCGTCTAAATGGCAGAGTTAAGTG TCCCCAGATTCGCAAGGAGTATGACAAGAACAAGGTGCCGGCCAAGAACATCCGCGAGATGGGACTGGCCTATAACGTAAACCGGGCCATCCCGATACCGAACGTAAAGCGGCAGATGAAGCTGATGGAACGGGAGCTGAACAACGCcaaaccgccaccagcagcatcgaccgGAGGCGATGAAAGCGATTCCGAAGAGACGACCGCCGTTTCCATCGCCACCGAGCAGACGGTGAAAAAGCCACGAAAGCCGGCCCCTAAGCAGTATGTGGCCGATCAGCTGGAACAGGAAGCGAACGAGTTTAACGGAATACGTTACAAGTTGCCACGGCCGCAGGTTCGCcagatcatgatgatggttgaccGGTACGGGTTCAACTACGCAGAGATGGCCAAGGATCGGCGGAACTACGAGCAAGAAACATGGCGCCAGTTTCGGGCCAAGGTACGCCGCTTCCTGCGCATTCCGGCTCAGTGTACGCCGTACCTGGAGCGGAAAGGATGGCTCGATTGTGATATGACCGATGCAACCGATCCGCGATGGAAAGAGTACGGCACGGATGATGAGGCGTAA